In Rutidosis leptorrhynchoides isolate AG116_Rl617_1_P2 chromosome 2, CSIRO_AGI_Rlap_v1, whole genome shotgun sequence, one genomic interval encodes:
- the LOC139887983 gene encoding uncharacterized protein, translated as MSGEMEVIHERTELKPVQGETWDLFTDGASCAEGAGAGLVLTTPSGEEHTYALPFNFDVTNNEAEYEALLAGLNIVHEMHVTKLRAYTDSQLVGNQFNGSFEAHELSMQKYLKLLQELATRFEHFKLAQVPRSQNKKAEALKEQPKWMEPIMQYIHNNVLPNDKREARLVHEQTPMYIIQNDILYRKSYCGPMMQCVGPIEAEMIIDEVHNGSCALHSGYKTIAAKIMWMGYFGHPYTAMWQKLLNAARVAKGPGNVKFLIVAIDYFTKWVEAKAVRTITRVQLVSDNGAQIAKDPFKTWCTDLNIIQKFTSVAHTQANGLCEKSTGETPFSLVYGSEAIIPAEILVPTHRVANFDEEANNEALCENLKLIEERRLMAANREANNQQQIAKYYNKRVCALSFDVG; from the exons ATGTCTGGCGAGATGGAGGTAATCCATGAGCGAACAGAGCTAAAGCCGGTGCAAGGCGAAACatgggatttatttactgatggagCCTCATGCGCAGAGGGTGCCGGTGCGGGTCTAGTGTTAACAACCCCAAGTGGTGAGGAACATACGTACGCGCTACCTTTCAATTTTGATGTCACGAATAATGAAGCCGAATATGAAGCGCTACTTGCTGGTTTGAATATTGTACATGAGATGCATGTCACAAAACTGCGCGCTTACACAGATTCACAGTTAGTGGGAAATCAGTTCAATGGCTCCTTCGAAGCGCACGAACTCTCAATGCAAAAATATTTGAAGTTATTGCAAGAACTGGCTACGCGGTTTGAGCATTTTAAGCTTGCACAAGTGCCAAGAAGCCAAAATAAGAAAGCAGAAGCGCTAA AAGAACAACCAAAGTGGATGGAACCAATCATGCAGTACATCCATAATAATGTTCTGCCGAATGACAAACGCGAAGCTCGCTTGGTTCATGAGCAAACACCAATGTACATCattcaaaatgatattttatatcgtAAGTCATATTGCGGCCCAATGATGCAGTGTGTTGGCCCAATTGAAGCTGAAATGATAATTGATGAAGTGCACAATGGTTCTTGCGCATTACATTCAGGCTATAAAACCATTGCGGCTAAGATTATGTGGATGGGTTATTTTGGCCATCCTTATACCGCGATGTGGCAAAAATTATTAAACGCTGCAAGAGTTGCCAAAG GTCCTGGCAATGTCAAGTTCTTAATTGTAGCAATCGACTATTTTACAAAATGGGTTGAGGCGAAGGCAGTTCGCACTATCACTAGAGTACAA TTGGTTAGCGATAATGGGGCTCAAATTGCAAAAGACCCGTTCAAAACATGGTGTACTGATTTAAATATAATCCAGAAATTTACATCGGTTGCGCATACACAAGCTAATGGCCTATGCGAA AAAAGTACGGGGGAAACGCCTTTTAGCTTGGTATATGGTTCTGAGGCAATAATACCCGCTGAAATACTTGTGCCAACACATCGAGTTgctaactttgatgaagaagcaaaCAATGAGGCTTTATGTGAAAATTTGAAGTTAATTGAAGAGCGCAGGCTAATGGCTGCTAACAGGGAAGCAAATAACCAACAGCAAATCGCTAAATATTACAACAAAAGAGTGTGCGCATTGTCCTTCGATGTAGGCTAA